In Colletotrichum lupini chromosome 6, complete sequence, a single window of DNA contains:
- a CDS encoding methyltransferase: MSPTSLHQGASKGFADAATYDAYRPSYPAAATQKFLEHLRLADVPHAKILDLAAGTGKMTEVLAARHEGFEVVAVEPHEGMRAELEKKGLRGVEVKDGFAARLPLGEEWGDGAVVAQAFHWFATTESLKEIHRVLKPTAVLGFIWNIEDYNKPKHWKASTPWEQSLNELVFTLGGDGQPRFRDFVWKDVFDSQLDANPLRAVKDVVLEGGRKMPLFSVPVGEEKVPFTVWLTPEAVWNRLRTLSQVAVLEGARAAAFKAEFDAILGGESVERNEKGEVALHGVTYFAWTSRLRKGAENVRPYGRIEGIISSALVDLMKDASRAL, from the exons ATGTCCCCAACATCCCTCCACCAAGGCGCCTCAAAAGGCTTCGCAGACGCTGCAACCTACGACGCCTACCGCCCCTCCTACCCCGCCGCCGCGACCCAAAAGTTCCTAGAGCACCTCCGCCTCGCCGACGTGCCGCACGCCAAGATCCTGGACCTGGCCGCGGGCACGGGGAAGATGACCGAGGTGCTGGCGGCGCGGCACGAGGGGTTCGAGGTCGTGGCTGTGGAGCCGCACGAGGGGATGAGGGCGGAGCTGGAGAAGAAGGGGCTGAGGGGCGTCGAGGTGAAGGATGGGTTCGCGGCGAGGTTGCCGCTCGGGGAGGAGTGGGGGGACGGTGCTGTTGTTGCGCAG GCATTTCACTG GTTCGCAACGACAGAGTCACTAAAGGAGATTCATCGCGTCCTGAAGCCGACTGCCGTGCTTGGTTTCATCTGGAATATTGAAGATT ACAACAAGCCAAAGCACTGGAAAGCAAGCACGCCCTGGGAACAGTCCCTCAACGAGCTCGTCTTCACCCTTGGCGGTGACGGCCAGCCGCGCTTCCGCGACTTCGTCTGGAAGGACGTCTTTGACAGCCAGCTCGACGCCAACCCGCTGCGCGCCGTCAAGGACGTCGTCCTCGAGGGCGGGCGCAAGATGCCCCTCTTCAGCGTGCCCGTGGGCGAGGAAAAAGTGCCATTCACGGTCTGGCTGACGCCCGAGGCGGTGTGGAACCGGCTGCGGACGCTGAGCCAGGTCGCGGTGCTCGAGGGGGCGCGGGCCGCGGCGTTCAAGGCCGAGTTTGATGCCATTCTAGGCGGGGAGAGCGTGGAGAGGAATGAGAAGGGGGAGGTTGCGTTGCATGGGGTTACGTATTTTGCGTGGACTTCGAGGTT GCGA